The Patescibacteria group bacterium genomic interval ACTTCTGACGAAGCCGCTTATTCAAAATTGTTGAAAGAAATCTATAACACTCCCCCGCTATTGTATTATCGTGGCAACATCAATTGCCTGAACATGCCTTGCCTGGGCGTCGTCGGCGCTAGAAAACATACGGCCTACGGCCAGCAAGCAACAGAAAAGATTGTCGCCGGCATTGCTCAGGCCGGAATCACAGTAATCTCTGGCTTAGCTTTGGGCATTGACGCTTTAGCGCACAAGATAACTTTGGATCAGGGAGGATTGACGGCGGCCGTGCTGGGGTCAGACTTAAGCTGGGATAATATCGGGCCTAAGACTAATTTCCATTTAGCTGAAAAAATCTTGGAATCAGCCGGCTGTTTGGTTTCGGAGTTCCCCTTAGGCGTCAGTGCTAATCGAGCGACTTTCCCCCAACGCAACCGCCTTATCTCCGGCTTATCTTCCGGCGTATTAGTCATTGAAGCCGGCGAGAGCTCCGGTTCATTGATTACCGCCGATTACGCTTTAGAACAAAATCGCGACGTTTTCGCCGTACCCGGAAGCATCTTTAGCCCCTACTCCGCTGGCACCAATAATCTGATAAAAAAGGGGGCTAAGCCAGTCACCGGATCGGATGAGATTATTGAAGAGTACGGCTGGCAAAAACTGCCAAAAATAACAGTAACTGCTACAGAAAACGAACCGACTGAAACAGAAAAAGAAATTTTGGGGTACCTCTCCGCTGAGCCTCTTCACCTTGACAAAATCGTTCAAGTATGCAATATTAGGATTAATACTCTTTCGTCTTTGTTTATGATAATGTCTATCAAGGGATTAGTAAAAGACATCGGCGGAGGAAATTATATTAGAATCTATAAAAACAAAGACTCATAAAATAAAAAGTTTGATAACGGTTTATCCCATCTTTGCCGGCCCCGACCTTAATAACCTTAGGGAAGTTCGACTCTTTTGTTTCTTAATTTAATCAATACGCAAAAATATTAATTTTTCTTATGCCTCATAAACTTCTCATCGTTGAGTCCCCGGCCAAAGCCAAAACCATCGCCAAATACCTGAATAATGAATATACGGTCAAGGCATCGGTCGGCCACATTCGCGATCTGCCGAAATCAAACAAAAACGCCATTGATATCAAGGGCGGCTTCATACCGCATTACGAGATTGTCCCCGGCAAGGAAAAAATTGTCAGCGAATTGAAAAGTTTGGCGCATAAAGCCGACGAAGTGGTATTGGCCACCGATCCGGACCGTGAAGGAGAGGCGATCGCCTGGCACATCAAAGAAGCTATCGGCTTAAAGCACCCCAAAAGAATCGTCTTTCATGAAATTACCAAAGAGGCCGTGCAAGAAGCCATCAAGCATCCGCGCGAGATTGATGAAAATCTAAAAGAAGCGCAGGAAGCGCGCCGCGTCCTTGATCGCTTGTTCGGTTACGATCTAAGCGCCTTAATCTGGCAGAAAGTCCGCTACGGGCTATCCGCCGGTCGCGTCCAATCCCCGGCTTTGCGTATTCTAACGGAAAAAGAAAAGGAAATCCGCGCTTTCGTGCCGGAAACTTATTTTGTTTTGGAAGCCGATTTTGAAACGCCCCAAAATGATAAAATAAAATTCAAATGCAGTAAACAGCCCAAAACAGCCGAGGACTCGGAAGACATCCTGACCAAAGCCAAAAAAGCCGATTGGCAAGTCAAGGCCGTAGAAGAAAACGAGGCCACGCGTCGCGCCAAAGCGCCGTTTACCACCTCAACCTTACAGCAATCTTCCTCTTCACGCCTGGGTTATTCGCCCAGCCAGACTATGCGTTTGGCGCAAAAACTCTATGAAGCCGGGCACATTACTTACATGCGTACCGATTCCACCACTTTGAGCGGCCAGGCCATGAAAGAAATCAACAGTTTAATTACAGATAAATTCGGCAAAGAATATGCCAAACCGCAAAAATTCTTAACCAAAAGCAAGAACGCGCAAGAGGCGCATGAAGCTGTCCGCCCGACGCATTTCTCTACCGTTGAAGCCGGACATACGCCGCAAGAGAAGCGACTCTACCAATTGATTTGGCAAAGGACTGTCGCCTGCCAAATGGCCGACGCCAAAACCCTGAAAACCAAAGCCATCGCCATCGTTAAAAACGAAACGGAAATGCCGGAATTTGTCGCCGAAGGCAGCCGCATCACTTTTGCCGGCTGGCTCAAGGCCGACCCCAAAGCCCGTGGCGAAGAAGTGGAATTGCCCAAAATGACGGCGGGAGAAAAA includes:
- the topA gene encoding type I DNA topoisomerase, coding for MPHKLLIVESPAKAKTIAKYLNNEYTVKASVGHIRDLPKSNKNAIDIKGGFIPHYEIVPGKEKIVSELKSLAHKADEVVLATDPDREGEAIAWHIKEAIGLKHPKRIVFHEITKEAVQEAIKHPREIDENLKEAQEARRVLDRLFGYDLSALIWQKVRYGLSAGRVQSPALRILTEKEKEIRAFVPETYFVLEADFETPQNDKIKFKCSKQPKTAEDSEDILTKAKKADWQVKAVEENEATRRAKAPFTTSTLQQSSSSRLGYSPSQTMRLAQKLYEAGHITYMRTDSTTLSGQAMKEINSLITDKFGKEYAKPQKFLTKSKNAQEAHEAVRPTHFSTVEAGHTPQEKRLYQLIWQRTVACQMADAKTLKTKAIAIVKNETEMPEFVAEGSRITFAGWLKADPKARGEEVELPKMTAGEKLKLLDILAEEKQTEPPHRYTEAGLVKELEKRGIGRPSTYASIIDTVIKRGYVTKEQKSLKVTEIGELVDDFLEKNFGDYISDTFTAEMENQLDEIARGQDTYIKTLKDFYSPFTETVKSKKSIPKITDLGDAPADIKCPECGAKMKIKLGRGGKFYSCERFPDCQGALTMEGKVLEPPKDTGEICPKCGKGKLIEREGKYGKFIACSNYPKCKFIKKDEVAEAERMKAADTGVQCPECKKGTMIEKRGRFGVFYGCSNYPECKNIVKAKPTGKLCPQCGKLMMEGTKTIPERCSDKNCPNHNPQKLKK
- the dprA gene encoding DNA-processing protein DprA, whose protein sequence is MINAPYLIALSQISFLGPSRLRRLIDFFSDPKDAWTAKLPEFLAAGFSEKEATDIIIKRQEINPENELKRLEQAGIGFITSDEAAYSKLLKEIYNTPPLLYYRGNINCLNMPCLGVVGARKHTAYGQQATEKIVAGIAQAGITVISGLALGIDALAHKITLDQGGLTAAVLGSDLSWDNIGPKTNFHLAEKILESAGCLVSEFPLGVSANRATFPQRNRLISGLSSGVLVIEAGESSGSLITADYALEQNRDVFAVPGSIFSPYSAGTNNLIKKGAKPVTGSDEIIEEYGWQKLPKITVTATENEPTETEKEILGYLSAEPLHLDKIVQVCNIRINTLSSLFMIMSIKGLVKDIGGGNYIRIYKNKDS